A region of Spartobacteria bacterium DNA encodes the following proteins:
- a CDS encoding tetratricopeptide repeat protein — protein MKHVSLSVMSGLVLFLGCVLNLAGCASSKTVHPDKSYLTANNLAYTAYKKRDLIDSERRYRTMMRAAMGENRPDLVADAAYNLSLVLFEQEHYDEARNALLVSMANADQDTFDQQLLQARIALQMNKLDEAESMADQLIATTPEGQTRPLNSLLFVKIDVALARNEADIAMSLLEKITPPSDATAGTLEKAMISDRLGRIQALREEWSAAAETFDQSVSLWNGRTHPRQVLNALERSARAWEKANQKTMAFDRYVSAAQMAFGVRDTKKNAEMLDAAHTIAVQTEDDDMIATTRSLVYIFRENIHTTSP, from the coding sequence ATGAAGCACGTCAGCCTTTCCGTGATGTCGGGTCTCGTACTTTTTCTGGGTTGCGTGCTTAATCTGGCCGGTTGCGCATCATCTAAGACAGTTCATCCTGACAAGAGCTACCTCACCGCTAACAATTTGGCCTATACAGCCTATAAAAAAAGAGATCTCATCGACTCAGAACGGCGCTATCGCACCATGATGCGAGCTGCTATGGGCGAAAACAGGCCCGATCTCGTCGCCGATGCCGCATACAATTTATCCCTGGTATTATTCGAGCAGGAGCACTACGACGAGGCCCGCAATGCATTATTAGTAAGCATGGCGAATGCAGATCAGGACACCTTTGATCAACAGCTTTTACAAGCGCGTATTGCATTGCAAATGAATAAACTGGACGAGGCTGAATCGATGGCCGATCAACTTATCGCGACGACTCCCGAGGGGCAGACCCGTCCTTTAAACAGTCTGCTGTTTGTCAAAATCGACGTAGCACTGGCGCGGAACGAGGCGGACATCGCCATGTCGCTTTTAGAAAAGATCACCCCGCCTTCGGATGCGACGGCCGGCACACTGGAAAAAGCGATGATCAGTGATCGGCTGGGCCGCATACAGGCCCTGCGGGAAGAATGGTCCGCTGCGGCTGAAACCTTTGATCAATCGGTTTCACTGTGGAATGGCAGAACGCACCCCCGACAGGTATTAAATGCATTGGAACGCTCCGCGCGGGCATGGGAAAAGGCGAATCAGAAAACGATGGCGTTTGACCGTTATGTTTCTGCCGCACAGATGGCCTTCGGTGTGCGAGACACAAAGAAAAATGCTGAAATGCTGGATGCCGCACATACAATTGCTGTACAAACAGAGGATGACGATATGATTGCTACGACGCGTTCTCTGGTATATATTTTCCGGGAAAACATCCATACGACCTCGCCATAA
- a CDS encoding SH3 domain-containing protein: MQVKQAELRPTPSFLSAPSAILNYGDSVEVLGEGRGWFNVSSPRGSGWLHNSALSTKKITLAGSDAQMNKGASTEELALAGKGFSKEVEAEFHKSNSKADFTAVDQMEKISISPKQKRDFIASGGLTVR; the protein is encoded by the coding sequence GTGCAGGTTAAACAGGCAGAATTGCGACCAACACCGTCGTTTTTATCCGCACCATCGGCCATTTTGAATTATGGTGACTCTGTTGAGGTGCTCGGCGAAGGACGAGGCTGGTTCAACGTATCCTCACCGCGCGGTTCCGGCTGGCTGCACAATTCGGCGTTAAGCACGAAAAAAATCACACTGGCCGGCAGCGATGCTCAGATGAACAAGGGCGCCAGTACCGAAGAATTGGCTTTGGCAGGCAAAGGCTTCTCCAAGGAAGTTGAGGCAGAATTTCATAAATCCAACAGCAAAGCTGATTTCACCGCTGTGGATCAGATGGAGAAAATTTCCATCTCCCCCAAGCAGAAAAGAGACTTCATTGCCAGTGGCGGCCTAACTGTTCGATAA
- a CDS encoding peptidase M48 yields MKNTTIFSLFAMVSTSVLLLTGCETMNQIAELGTSIAVSSGSINQDQADSINRSARAVGKAFENLTPEQEYYVGRSVAATIFEQYKAYDNRRLTYYVNTLGQSLSGFSTLPETFGGYHFAVLDSDELNAFAAPGGLILVTRGLVNVCKNEDQLAAVLAHEIGHVQNKDGLRAIKSSRWSSVGSILLTESAKNLGSAELAELSTTLEGSVDDIIRTVAVNGYSRRQEYQADEAAVDIMQQMGYDPHALVDMLNEMDKQWEPGGLGFEKTHPSPQDRIAQINTHLNNRVTSIPLPQRTARFKRAVN; encoded by the coding sequence ATGAAAAACACTACTATTTTTTCTTTATTCGCAATGGTCTCGACGAGTGTTCTTTTGCTGACGGGCTGCGAAACCATGAATCAAATTGCGGAATTAGGAACGAGCATTGCCGTGAGTTCCGGTTCCATTAATCAGGATCAGGCAGATTCGATTAACCGCAGTGCGAGGGCTGTGGGAAAAGCCTTTGAAAATCTGACACCGGAACAGGAGTACTACGTCGGACGTTCCGTAGCCGCCACAATTTTTGAACAGTATAAGGCATATGACAATCGAAGGCTGACGTATTACGTTAACACGCTGGGTCAATCCCTGTCAGGCTTCAGCACGCTGCCGGAAACCTTTGGTGGATATCATTTTGCTGTACTAGACAGTGATGAACTGAACGCCTTTGCCGCACCGGGCGGACTGATTCTCGTAACGCGGGGTTTGGTGAATGTCTGCAAGAACGAGGATCAGCTGGCCGCTGTTTTAGCTCATGAAATTGGCCATGTTCAGAACAAGGACGGCTTACGCGCCATCAAGTCCAGCCGCTGGTCTTCTGTGGGCTCGATACTGCTAACGGAATCGGCAAAGAATCTGGGCAGTGCGGAGCTGGCGGAACTGAGTACCACGCTGGAAGGCTCCGTGGATGATATCATACGCACGGTGGCGGTGAACGGGTATTCGCGGCGGCAGGAATATCAGGCGGATGAGGCGGCGGTCGACATCATGCAGCAAATGGGATATGACCCGCACGCACTGGTGGATATGCTGAATGAAATGGACAAGCAATGGGAACCTGGCGGCCTTGGTTTTGAAAAAACCCATCCTTCCCCGCAGGATCGCATCGCGCAAATAAACACCCATTTGAATAATCGCGTAACATCGATTCCACTGCCTCAACGAACGGCACGCTTCAAACGGGCCGTCAATTAA
- a CDS encoding adenylate/guanylate cyclase domain-containing protein translates to MSSRAKKHVKWFVLLGVVLGGTLIAGLLLLTPGMDILENATWSWRVQTCARPSAISPKIKLILLDQASINWGQEQYKLDWPWPRQVYAPLVQFCKRAGARMLALDVLFTEPSLYGVFDDDAFGESLSDSGITLGSLYLGQSGIDDPAIIQQLLPQLNIEAHVHPDALKRLEQDKVLLPIQDVATNVVMLGNVAALPDDDGAFRSVALFGHVDGHWIPSLSFAAYLFVQNEKHKAMTWSHRRLTIGSASLPLDPDSEMLLRYPPSMAAYTPYSAAAVIQSEQNLQAGLKPVVDPSELKDCYVFFGFSAPALMDLRSTPVSESTPGVFIHAVTMDNLLSMNPMNKLNYIEAVLYTMLWLLLFTAMLLWSSRFVVSIVSLLLLAVFAVAATFAGYLAGYWLPLVVPLLICLVCSCITLLINYLLEGRQKVYIKQAFRFYLSPALIEQLLADPERLKLGGERKELSIFFSDLQSFSSFSERLEPQELTHVLNDYLSDMTDIILDEGGTLDKYEGDAIICFWNAPIDQPDHALRCCRAALRCQQKLAERRDEFMQRWGVELRMRIGIHTGEVVVGNMGSSTRFDYTMLGDAANLASRLEGANKAFKTYTMISRATMDKLPDHTIPTRPLGRLRVVGRKSAVEIFEIITPESALQKVPMIGTFCEGLQYISSNDWKNAAEKFQSLENDPVSQKYLNIAQEHLTSSTPWDGIWNMTEK, encoded by the coding sequence GTGAGCAGTCGCGCAAAAAAACATGTAAAATGGTTTGTCCTCCTAGGCGTCGTTCTGGGAGGCACTCTGATTGCAGGTCTGCTGCTGCTCACACCGGGCATGGATATTCTTGAAAATGCGACATGGTCATGGCGTGTGCAGACGTGTGCCAGGCCATCGGCGATCTCGCCAAAAATCAAACTGATTCTGCTGGATCAGGCATCCATCAACTGGGGACAGGAACAGTACAAACTGGATTGGCCCTGGCCGCGACAGGTCTATGCCCCGCTGGTTCAATTCTGCAAACGCGCCGGGGCTCGCATGCTGGCACTCGATGTCCTGTTCACCGAACCTTCGCTTTACGGCGTATTCGACGATGACGCATTTGGCGAGAGTCTTTCGGATTCGGGTATCACACTCGGATCTCTGTATCTAGGACAGTCCGGCATTGATGATCCGGCAATCATCCAGCAGTTATTGCCCCAATTAAATATCGAAGCACATGTCCATCCGGATGCACTGAAACGCCTGGAACAAGACAAGGTATTGCTCCCCATTCAGGATGTGGCCACCAACGTGGTTATGCTGGGAAACGTGGCGGCATTACCCGACGATGACGGCGCATTCCGTTCCGTTGCACTCTTTGGCCACGTCGACGGACATTGGATTCCCTCGTTGTCTTTTGCCGCGTACCTCTTTGTCCAAAACGAGAAGCACAAAGCTATGACATGGAGTCATCGCCGTCTGACCATTGGCAGCGCGTCCCTGCCGCTGGATCCCGATTCAGAAATGCTGTTGCGCTATCCGCCATCCATGGCGGCCTACACGCCCTACAGTGCGGCCGCCGTCATTCAATCGGAACAAAATCTGCAGGCAGGTCTGAAACCAGTCGTTGATCCGTCTGAGTTAAAGGACTGTTATGTGTTTTTTGGCTTCAGTGCCCCGGCACTTATGGATCTGCGAAGTACACCCGTGAGCGAATCCACGCCCGGTGTTTTCATCCATGCCGTGACAATGGATAACTTATTGTCTATGAACCCAATGAATAAACTGAACTATATTGAAGCCGTTTTGTACACCATGCTCTGGCTCCTTTTGTTCACAGCCATGCTGCTGTGGTCATCCCGCTTTGTGGTCTCCATTGTTTCCCTGCTCTTACTCGCCGTTTTTGCGGTTGCAGCAACTTTTGCGGGCTATCTGGCCGGATACTGGCTTCCTCTGGTTGTGCCGCTTCTGATCTGTCTTGTGTGCTCATGCATCACGCTTCTGATCAACTACTTACTTGAGGGCAGACAAAAAGTGTACATCAAACAGGCTTTTCGCTTCTATTTGAGTCCGGCTTTGATTGAACAATTGCTGGCCGATCCCGAGCGATTGAAACTGGGAGGTGAACGCAAGGAATTGTCCATTTTCTTTTCTGACCTGCAGTCCTTTTCCAGTTTTTCAGAGCGGTTGGAACCACAGGAATTAACCCATGTACTCAACGATTATCTCAGCGATATGACGGATATCATCCTCGACGAAGGCGGGACGCTGGACAAATACGAGGGCGATGCCATCATCTGCTTCTGGAATGCCCCCATTGATCAGCCCGATCATGCATTGCGATGCTGTCGCGCCGCCCTGCGATGCCAACAAAAACTGGCGGAACGCCGCGACGAATTCATGCAGCGCTGGGGCGTAGAACTGCGCATGCGCATCGGCATCCACACCGGAGAAGTCGTCGTCGGCAACATGGGCTCATCCACTCGGTTTGATTACACTATGCTGGGTGATGCCGCCAATCTGGCCTCTCGCCTGGAAGGTGCCAACAAAGCCTTCAAAACCTACACCATGATTTCCAGAGCAACGATGGATAAATTGCCCGATCACACTATCCCGACGCGACCTTTAGGACGTCTGCGCGTGGTCGGACGCAAATCTGCTGTTGAAATTTTTGAAATAATCACGCCGGAATCCGCCCTTCAAAAAGTTCCAATGATTGGAACTTTTTGCGAAGGACTCCAGTACATTTCTTCCAATGATTGGAAAAATGCCGCCGAAAAGTTCCAATCATTGGAAAATGATCCCGTGAGTCAAAAATACCTAAACATAGCACAGGAACACCTCACTTCATCCACCCCATGGGACGGCATTTGGAATATGACGGAGAAATAG
- a CDS encoding MBL fold metallo-hydrolase: MKVHFGGVRGTAAITDTAFAHYGGDTTAFLIESEKGQRILIDFGSGVRAFRNETASNANIHVALLTHYHLDHLNGFPVFERIYDPEWHARIMGPPSDGMGIRDIFSNILARPFWPMQVDMLSAHIEFETLPSEYTSQSRHLEDLTLSWCPVHHPGGCLAYRLDEKTTNQSVIIATDMEWQASTPEEKAQFITLCTSPSPANCLLFDGHFMPENYATHHNWGHSTWQDAVEIHQLTNIENIRIIHHAPAASDTALADIDQSVHAAHPYIRFARQGDMLIPDS; encoded by the coding sequence ATGAAAGTTCATTTTGGCGGCGTACGCGGCACAGCTGCAATTACTGATACAGCCTTTGCGCATTACGGAGGCGACACCACCGCGTTTCTGATTGAATCTGAAAAAGGCCAGCGAATCCTCATCGATTTCGGTTCCGGCGTGCGCGCCTTCCGCAACGAAACAGCCAGCAATGCCAATATTCATGTCGCCCTGCTCACGCATTATCACCTGGATCACCTCAATGGATTCCCCGTCTTTGAGCGAATTTACGATCCCGAATGGCACGCACGCATCATGGGGCCGCCTTCCGACGGAATGGGTATCCGCGATATCTTTTCAAACATACTTGCACGACCTTTCTGGCCCATGCAGGTGGATATGCTTTCGGCGCATATCGAATTCGAAACACTGCCATCAGAATATACCTCGCAATCCCGTCACCTCGAAGATCTAACGCTTTCATGGTGTCCAGTGCATCACCCTGGAGGCTGTCTAGCCTATCGGCTGGACGAAAAAACAACCAATCAATCCGTTATAATCGCAACCGACATGGAATGGCAGGCCTCAACTCCCGAAGAAAAGGCACAATTTATCACGCTATGCACCAGCCCGTCACCTGCAAACTGCCTACTTTTTGACGGACATTTTATGCCTGAAAATTACGCGACACATCATAACTGGGGCCACAGTACCTGGCAGGATGCCGTCGAAATCCATCAGCTGACTAACATCGAAAACATCCGAATTATCCATCATGCCCCAGCCGCCAGCGATACCGCATTAGCCGACATCGACCAATCAGTCCATGCCGCCCACCCCTATATTCGATTTGCCCGCCAGGGCGACATGCTCATTCCCGACAGTTGA
- a CDS encoding transposase, with translation MRRGRIKREQLAYYHLITRVVLRQMLLGEEEKAVLHRLIRRVEGFTGVNVLTYALMTNHVHILVEEPDRNTEVSDAELLKRLLCLYGRVGRFEILERWALWTERGMLDAVEEDKARYRRRMHDISEFMKQIKQRFVNWYHRKHGTCGTIWQDRFKSVLVEDGAALRTMAAYIEMNPVRAGIVDEPKAYRFCGFGEAMRGTKVARRGIACVAKALAVSGSWDVVSQTYYEHVLMYEEVRNNRNLVYMDQDFLREKMKNRTKLTPLERLLCRCRYFTEGQVLGGKDFVEEFFAEHRDYFGPRRKQGRRKVRDGLGDLFAIRDVHG, from the coding sequence ATGAGAAGAGGACGAATAAAGAGAGAACAGCTTGCCTATTACCATTTAATAACGCGGGTGGTGCTGCGACAGATGTTGCTGGGAGAAGAGGAAAAAGCGGTGCTACATCGTTTGATACGCAGGGTGGAGGGGTTCACAGGGGTGAATGTTTTGACGTATGCATTGATGACGAATCATGTGCATATTCTTGTTGAGGAGCCGGATCGCAACACCGAAGTTAGTGACGCTGAATTGCTGAAGCGGTTGTTATGCCTGTATGGGCGAGTGGGTCGGTTTGAGATTCTTGAACGGTGGGCGTTGTGGACTGAACGGGGTATGCTGGATGCTGTGGAAGAGGATAAGGCGCGGTATCGTCGTCGGATGCATGATATTTCGGAGTTTATGAAGCAGATCAAGCAGCGATTTGTAAACTGGTATCATCGAAAACACGGGACATGCGGAACGATTTGGCAGGATCGGTTTAAAAGTGTTTTGGTGGAGGATGGTGCGGCGTTGCGAACGATGGCCGCTTACATTGAAATGAATCCGGTGCGGGCAGGGATTGTGGATGAGCCCAAGGCGTATCGGTTTTGTGGATTTGGCGAGGCGATGCGAGGCACAAAAGTGGCACGTCGAGGGATTGCGTGTGTTGCTAAGGCACTTGCTGTTTCGGGTAGCTGGGACGTTGTTTCGCAGACGTACTATGAGCATGTTTTGATGTATGAAGAAGTCCGCAACAATCGAAATCTTGTATATATGGATCAGGATTTTTTGCGCGAAAAAATGAAAAACAGAACGAAACTGACGCCGTTGGAACGGCTGCTTTGTCGGTGCAGATATTTTACCGAAGGGCAGGTTTTGGGTGGAAAAGATTTTGTGGAAGAGTTCTTTGCAGAACATCGTGATTATTTCGGGCCGCGACGAAAACAGGGACGCAGGAAGGTTCGTGACGGGCTTGGGGATTTATTTGCGATTCGTGATGTGCACGGGTGA
- a CDS encoding HAMP domain-containing protein: protein MKLSRKLHLINLVPVLLLGVAVAGISFNAFQSFSRRSVELSSSSLEKMTKERLHLATGRNVETVQGIIDSAVKDAQRLAELAPLRSYMELSGDNVFWSDLSSKASIEMVHRLMDICGIYLAGDADEGRHNKAMIKTIRRMTLGNSGYPVVMDSTGKIVIHPRKKYIGEDAAAVEGGVFGDVLRKAEPVRVQTVHYEVNGKHEFVSYVRFSPWDWVVCVKGVRDEMLAMSPGSAMHEVKEALQSFAEQPRIQQGDTLVPLFNELRFIDAQGTECARVEQGRIFGVEESVASDAWYQRMEQNLLENEAPFYVSPVEISGHLGTPTIHVAVPCYFESRLYGCIVLNVDWSAVSRLLIEQNAESHSDVWVVDEAGKLVVHQDNDLNDSLHIESLIDDVELVSLFRQGTLSSTDCYSYNTVNGAFMFACQPFNIGDQMFEMVVSMPEKDVLAGVTQLRNEADAGINDVRSSVIAAVLGAALIVFVFNHYCARIFMLNPLQRLRHISDAVKRGDLSVNIGVVTHDEMGELTQSFGEMIEAQREKARVLEQVAGGDIPERVILTSDQDVVGLALRDMVRTVKRLLDDISEMADKAAAGQLNARIDESNHRGNYRHIVAGMNQVVASLTEPLDDAADRLDKISKCILPEEMPDHYRGDFNTIRNNMNSTIRALHALHKNMNDVVAQQAAGNLDARCNLDGLQGIYEEIGLGVNRLTDAIIFPFLNGLDRINEYAAGNLERSMHVLPGKQIVLTTGLNGIRENLKQLVGDARNMAAAVRIGQLDVRADAENYSGEYRAVVEEMNRMLDSVARPLDEAERVLSAMASKDLSVQMVGSFAGRFEELKANVNKTVCRLHSVLSQVNVMTNNVNDGTDSIRELNDSLSIDTKYQVHALGKVMESVTATAQDVAANSVRTDELNHKAVQVRAAAESGRQTLQELSQDMVTLKSSCHSAKKVIKLIEDIAFQTNILALNAAVEAARAGVAGRSFAVVADEVRTLADQSARAAAETGGLIARIMSAAEKGEISTQQTTTVFDSILGDVIDVADLVYEEARSSHEQAESILHFHAELSAIEKITSNNCKSSQRATAKAVDLHACSVELYEHVSQFRLDEAIKIHGVATDEDLLPELDIIIKQDDQINAWPNMSDGSVQFGRIKNGKLELI, encoded by the coding sequence ATGAAACTTAGTCGTAAGTTGCATTTGATTAATTTAGTGCCCGTCTTGTTGCTTGGCGTTGCCGTTGCTGGCATTTCGTTCAACGCTTTTCAGTCTTTCAGCCGGCGCAGTGTGGAACTGTCGTCGTCCTCTCTGGAAAAAATGACAAAGGAACGGTTGCATTTGGCGACGGGACGCAATGTTGAGACCGTTCAGGGGATTATCGACAGTGCTGTTAAGGATGCACAGCGACTGGCTGAGCTGGCCCCTCTGCGAAGTTATATGGAGCTGTCCGGCGATAATGTCTTTTGGAGTGACTTGAGTAGTAAAGCATCCATCGAAATGGTTCATAGATTGATGGATATTTGCGGGATTTATCTGGCCGGGGATGCGGATGAAGGGCGTCATAATAAGGCCATGATCAAGACGATCCGTCGTATGACGCTAGGAAATAGCGGATATCCTGTGGTGATGGATTCGACGGGCAAAATTGTTATTCATCCAAGAAAGAAATATATAGGGGAAGATGCGGCGGCGGTAGAAGGCGGTGTCTTTGGAGATGTCCTTCGGAAGGCGGAGCCTGTTCGCGTGCAGACAGTGCATTACGAGGTCAATGGCAAGCATGAATTTGTGAGCTATGTGCGTTTTTCTCCCTGGGACTGGGTTGTTTGCGTAAAAGGGGTGCGAGATGAAATGCTGGCTATGTCGCCGGGCAGTGCGATGCATGAGGTGAAAGAGGCACTTCAATCGTTTGCTGAACAGCCCCGTATTCAGCAGGGCGATACGCTGGTTCCGCTTTTTAATGAACTGCGGTTTATCGATGCGCAGGGAACGGAATGTGCCCGTGTGGAGCAGGGTCGTATTTTTGGCGTCGAAGAGTCCGTAGCCTCTGATGCTTGGTACCAGCGTATGGAACAAAATTTGTTGGAGAACGAAGCACCCTTTTATGTGTCTCCCGTGGAAATAAGCGGGCATCTGGGTACTCCGACGATTCATGTGGCCGTTCCCTGCTATTTTGAATCCCGGTTGTATGGGTGCATTGTCCTGAATGTGGATTGGTCGGCGGTTTCGCGCCTTTTAATTGAGCAAAACGCCGAATCTCACAGCGATGTATGGGTGGTTGATGAAGCCGGAAAACTTGTTGTACACCAAGATAATGATTTGAATGATTCATTGCATATCGAATCGCTGATCGATGATGTAGAACTGGTGTCATTGTTTCGACAGGGAACGTTGTCGTCCACGGATTGCTATTCCTATAACACGGTCAATGGCGCGTTTATGTTTGCATGTCAACCTTTTAACATTGGAGACCAAATGTTCGAGATGGTCGTTTCCATGCCGGAGAAAGATGTGCTGGCGGGCGTGACGCAGCTGCGAAACGAGGCGGATGCCGGTATAAACGATGTCCGTTCGTCGGTTATCGCGGCGGTGCTGGGGGCGGCGTTGATTGTTTTTGTGTTTAATCATTATTGTGCACGGATTTTTATGCTGAATCCGCTACAGCGGTTGCGCCATATATCTGATGCGGTAAAACGTGGAGATCTATCCGTTAATATTGGCGTTGTCACACATGATGAAATGGGTGAGCTGACGCAGTCTTTTGGTGAAATGATTGAAGCACAACGGGAAAAAGCACGTGTGCTGGAGCAGGTTGCCGGTGGTGATATCCCTGAACGCGTGATATTAACATCAGATCAGGATGTGGTTGGATTGGCACTGCGTGATATGGTGCGCACGGTTAAACGGCTTCTTGATGATATTTCAGAAATGGCGGATAAGGCTGCCGCCGGCCAGTTGAATGCCCGTATTGATGAGTCGAATCACAGGGGTAATTACCGTCACATTGTTGCGGGAATGAATCAGGTCGTCGCGTCGCTGACTGAACCGCTGGATGATGCGGCCGATCGGTTGGATAAAATAAGTAAATGCATTTTGCCCGAAGAAATGCCGGATCACTACCGAGGCGATTTTAATACCATTCGTAATAATATGAACAGCACGATCCGGGCGTTGCATGCTTTGCATAAAAATATGAATGATGTCGTGGCGCAACAGGCTGCTGGTAATCTGGATGCACGTTGTAATCTCGATGGATTGCAGGGGATTTACGAGGAAATTGGTCTGGGCGTAAACCGGTTGACCGATGCTATTATTTTCCCGTTTTTGAACGGGTTGGATCGGATTAATGAATATGCCGCCGGAAACCTCGAACGCAGTATGCATGTCCTTCCCGGTAAGCAAATTGTTCTTACAACCGGCTTGAACGGGATTCGTGAGAATCTGAAGCAGCTGGTTGGGGACGCCCGTAATATGGCGGCGGCGGTCAGGATCGGTCAGCTGGATGTTCGTGCTGATGCAGAAAACTATTCCGGGGAATACCGAGCCGTGGTGGAAGAAATGAATCGAATGCTGGATTCCGTGGCCCGCCCGCTGGATGAGGCCGAGCGCGTGCTCAGTGCGATGGCATCGAAAGATCTTTCTGTTCAGATGGTCGGCTCCTTTGCTGGACGTTTTGAGGAGTTGAAGGCAAATGTAAACAAAACCGTTTGCCGTTTGCACAGTGTGTTGAGTCAGGTGAATGTGATGACGAATAATGTCAATGATGGCACGGATAGTATTCGTGAGTTGAACGATTCGCTCTCCATTGATACCAAATATCAGGTACATGCGTTAGGAAAGGTGATGGAATCCGTGACGGCCACAGCGCAGGATGTGGCGGCTAACAGTGTTCGTACAGATGAACTGAATCATAAGGCGGTTCAGGTTCGGGCTGCTGCGGAATCGGGCAGGCAGACACTGCAAGAGTTGTCGCAGGATATGGTCACCCTTAAGTCTTCATGCCACAGTGCCAAAAAGGTCATTAAATTAATTGAAGATATTGCCTTTCAAACGAATATCCTTGCGTTAAATGCTGCCGTAGAAGCGGCTAGAGCGGGTGTGGCTGGCCGAAGCTTCGCCGTTGTGGCCGATGAAGTGCGAACTTTAGCCGATCAAAGTGCACGAGCAGCCGCAGAGACCGGCGGATTGATTGCACGCATTATGAGTGCTGCAGAAAAGGGCGAAATTTCGACGCAGCAGACAACCACGGTGTTTGATTCCATCCTGGGTGATGTAATCGATGTCGCGGATTTGGTTTACGAAGAAGCCCGTTCAAGTCATGAACAGGCCGAATCGATTCTCCATTTTCATGCTGAATTGTCCGCCATTGAAAAAATTACCTCAAATAATTGCAAGTCATCCCAGCGTGCGACTGCCAAAGCTGTCGATTTGCACGCATGTTCAGTAGAACTGTATGAGCATGTAAGTCAATTTCGCCTTGATGAAGCCATCAAAATACACGGGGTCGCCACGGACGAAGACCTGCTGCCTGAATTAGATATTATCATTAAACAGGATGACCAGATCAACGCATGGCCCAATATGAGCGATGGCTCTGTACAATTTGGTCGCATCAAAAACGGCAAACTTGAACTGATCTGA
- a CDS encoding TatD family deoxyribonuclease, with protein sequence MWRSEERIFVLIVRSLPVIDAHVHLTDPRLAQELDAVLDRAKAAGLRGLVSCGTSPDDWDAVIQLIQNHRDSSLRIHGAIGLHPWFADQWTPAAEARLEVLLQTYPALAIGEIGLDRCCDVPLSLQLKAFRRQMEWAAALSRPVSIHCVRCWSELLSVLKHFPSLPAGGMVHAFSGSQQVLSELLETPLSISFGAAVTNPHATRAHIAAQWVPSHRYVMETDAPDMLPFPLQKQGLQVNEPANLLLIAQALASVRHEPLSTIIDQTCTNAYKLFNLDKEVRL encoded by the coding sequence TTGTGGCGCAGCGAGGAACGCATTTTTGTCCTCATTGTCAGGTCGCTCCCCGTGATTGATGCCCATGTTCATCTAACGGATCCGCGCCTGGCGCAGGAACTGGACGCGGTACTGGATCGCGCCAAGGCCGCAGGCCTGAGAGGACTGGTTTCCTGCGGAACATCCCCCGATGACTGGGATGCTGTGATTCAGTTGATCCAGAACCATCGGGACTCTTCGCTGCGTATTCATGGCGCCATTGGATTGCATCCGTGGTTCGCGGATCAATGGACTCCGGCTGCCGAAGCGAGACTTGAAGTATTGCTTCAGACTTACCCGGCATTGGCCATCGGCGAAATTGGACTGGATCGTTGTTGTGATGTGCCTTTGTCGCTACAGCTGAAGGCGTTTCGCCGCCAGATGGAATGGGCCGCAGCGCTGTCCCGCCCGGTTTCGATTCATTGCGTGCGATGCTGGTCGGAATTGCTGTCGGTATTAAAACATTTTCCTTCCTTACCCGCCGGCGGCATGGTTCATGCCTTTTCCGGTTCGCAGCAGGTGCTGTCGGAGCTGTTGGAGACGCCGCTTAGTATTTCTTTCGGTGCAGCAGTGACCAATCCCCATGCCACACGGGCTCATATCGCCGCGCAATGGGTTCCTTCCCATCGCTATGTGATGGAAACCGATGCGCCGGATATGCTCCCGTTTCCTCTTCAGAAGCAGGGACTGCAGGTCAATGAACCGGCAAATCTGCTGTTGATTGCACAAGCACTGGCATCTGTCCGTCACGAGCCCTTGAGTACTATCATCGACCAGACATGCACCAATGCGTATAAGCTGTTTAACCTGGATAAGGAAGTCAGGCTCTAG